In Macadamia integrifolia cultivar HAES 741 chromosome 1, SCU_Mint_v3, whole genome shotgun sequence, a single window of DNA contains:
- the LOC122082958 gene encoding uncharacterized protein LOC122082958 encodes MMSSVIFSLNGQSTLMGMLSYYNDLGHHLVKLVFHYCFSIEWYITSLLFQQNCLPQGFDENDGGTGSAEWSAEYEDTPYPGLLSSDGVSNSIEISESVDAGGYSVKLSESQHNIITQMPTSPEEESSAPIEHASDTQQVGVSETASANGNEIPVEDESSRGEGFMPETEQIKVVDKGSLVDQEYGRTSGEAKYLKGLGLQATSYEKICC; translated from the exons atgatgtcatccgTCATTTTTTCGTTAAATGGCCAATCTACCCTTATGGGTATGTTAAGTTACTATAATGACCTTGGTCACCATTTAGTAAAGTTGGTATTTCACTACTGTTTCTCTATTGAATGGTATATCACTTCACTACTGTTTCAACAGAACTGCTTACCCCAAGGGTTTGATGAGAACGATGGAGGTACTGGATCTGCAGAGTGGTCTGCAGAATATGAGGATACTCCATATCCAGGGTTATTGTCCAGCGATGGGGTAAGCAATTCTATTGAGATCTCGGAGAGTGTTGATGCCGGTGGCTATTCGGTAAAATTGTCTGAGAGCCAGCATAACATCATAACTCAAATGCCTACTTCACCTGAGGAAGAATCAAGTGCTCCTATTGAACATGCTTCTGATACTCAGCAGGTAGGTGTGAGTGAAACAGCGAGTGCTAATGGAAACGAAATTCCGGTGGAGGATGAATCCTCGAGGGGTGAGGGATTCATGCCTGAGACAGAACAAATTAAGGTAGTTGACAAGGGTTCTCTGGTTGATCAG GAGTATGGACGAACCAGTGGTGAAGCGAAATACCTCAAGGGTCTAGGGCTTCAAGCTACAAGCTATGAGAAGATCTGCTGCTAG